The proteins below come from a single Ochotona princeps isolate mOchPri1 chromosome 6, mOchPri1.hap1, whole genome shotgun sequence genomic window:
- the CELF6 gene encoding CUGBP Elav-like family member 6 isoform X4, whose translation MAAAPGGSAPSAGPGPRLGFSTADSGAGSRSPAPAVPMKDHDAIKLFVGQIPRGLDEQDLKPLFEEFGRIYELTVLKDRLTGLHKGCAFLTYCARDSALKAQSALHEQKTLPGMNRPIQVKPAASEGRGEDRKLFVGMLGKQQGEEDVRRLFQPFGHIEECTVLRSPDGTSKGCAFVKFGSQGEAQAAIQGLHGSRTMAGASSSLVVKLADTDRERALRRMQQMAGQLGALHTAPLPLGACGAYTTAILQHQAALLAAAQGPGLGPVAAVAAQMQHVAAFSLVAAPLLPAAAPSPGTDPVQQAYAGMHHYAAYPASYAAAVSTAFQQPAALPQQQREGPEGCNLFIYHLPQEFGDAELIQTFLPFGAVVSAKVFVDRATNQSKCFGFVSFDNPASAQTAIQAMNGFQIGMKRLKVQLKRPKDASRPY comes from the exons ATGGCCGCGGCGCCAGGGGGCTCTGCGCCGTCCGCCGGCCCCGGCCCGCGCTTGGGCTTCAGCACCGCGGACAGCGGCGCGGGCTCGCGGAGCCCGGCTCCCGCCGTGCCCATGAAGGACCACGACGCCATCAAGCTGTTCGTGGGGCAGATCCCCCGCGGCCTGGACGAGCAGGACCTGAAGCCGCTGTTCGAGGAGTTCGGCCGCATCTACGAGCTCACGGTGCTCAAGGACCGACTCACTGGCCTCCACAAAG GCTGTGCCTTCCTCACGTACTGCGCCCGGGACTCTGCTCTCAAAGCCCAGAGTGCACTGCACGAACAGAAGACCCTACCAGGG ATGAACCGTCCAATCCAAGTGAAGCCGGCTGCCAGCGAAGGCCGAGGAG AGGATCGAAAGCTGTTTGTGGGGATGCTGGGCAAGCAGCAGGGCGAGGAGGACGTCAGGCGCCTGTTCCAGCCCTTCGGCCACATTGAGGAGTGCACAGTCCTGCGGAGCCCCGACGGTACCAGTAAAG GCTGTGCCTTTGTCAAGTTCGGGAGTCAAGGGGAAGCACAGGCAGCCATCCAGGGCCTGCACGGCAGTCGGACCATGGCG ggtGCATCATCCAGCCTTGTGGTGAAGCTGGCAGACACGGACCGCGAGCGCGCGCTACGGCGCATGCAGCAGATGGCCGGGCAGCTGGGCGCCCTCCACACTGCACCCCTGCCGCTCGGGGCCTGCGGCGCCTACACCACAGCG ATCCTGCAGCACCAGGCAGCCCTGCTGGCGGCAGCCCAGGGACCAGGCCTgggcccagtggctgcagtggcggCCCAGATGCAGCACGTGGCAGCCTTCAGCCTGGTGGCCGCACCACTCTTGCCTGCGGCAG CCCCGAGCCCAGGCACAGACCCGGTGCAGCAGGCCTACGCAGGAATGCACCACTACGCAG CTTATCCGGCATCGTACGCTGCAGCAGTGAGCACGGCcttccagcagcctgcagccctgccccagcagcaAAGAGAAG GCCCCGAAGGCTGTAACCTCTTCATCTATCACCTGCCTCAGGAGTTTGGTGATGCAGAGCTCATCCAGACCTTCCTGCCCTTCGGAGCCGTGGTCTCTGCCAAAGTTTTTGTGGACCGAGCCACCAACCAGAGCAAGTGTTTCG GCTTTGTGAGTTTCGACAACCCAGCCAGCGCCCAGACCGCCATCCAAGCCATGAATGGCTTCCAGATTGGCATGAAGAGGCTCAAGGTGCAGTTGAAGAGGCCCAAGGATGCCAGCCGGCCTTACTGA
- the CELF6 gene encoding CUGBP Elav-like family member 6 isoform X1, with product MAAAPGGSAPSAGPGPRLGFSTADSGAGSRSPAPAVPMKDHDAIKLFVGQIPRGLDEQDLKPLFEEFGRIYELTVLKDRLTGLHKGCAFLTYCARDSALKAQSALHEQKTLPGMNRPIQVKPAASEGRGEDRKLFVGMLGKQQGEEDVRRLFQPFGHIEECTVLRSPDGTSKGCAFVKFGSQGEAQAAIQGLHGSRTMAGASSSLVVKLADTDRERALRRMQQMAGQLGALHTAPLPLGACGAYTTAILQHQAALLAAAQGPGLGPVAAVAAQMQHVAAFSLVAAPLLPAAAASSPPGGGPGTLAGLPAPIGVNGFGPLSPPTNGQPGSDTLYNNGLSPYPAPSPGTDPVQQAYAGMHHYAAAYPASYAAAVSTAFQQPAALPQQQREGPEGCNLFIYHLPQEFGDAELIQTFLPFGAVVSAKVFVDRATNQSKCFGFVSFDNPASAQTAIQAMNGFQIGMKRLKVQLKRPKDASRPY from the exons ATGGCCGCGGCGCCAGGGGGCTCTGCGCCGTCCGCCGGCCCCGGCCCGCGCTTGGGCTTCAGCACCGCGGACAGCGGCGCGGGCTCGCGGAGCCCGGCTCCCGCCGTGCCCATGAAGGACCACGACGCCATCAAGCTGTTCGTGGGGCAGATCCCCCGCGGCCTGGACGAGCAGGACCTGAAGCCGCTGTTCGAGGAGTTCGGCCGCATCTACGAGCTCACGGTGCTCAAGGACCGACTCACTGGCCTCCACAAAG GCTGTGCCTTCCTCACGTACTGCGCCCGGGACTCTGCTCTCAAAGCCCAGAGTGCACTGCACGAACAGAAGACCCTACCAGGG ATGAACCGTCCAATCCAAGTGAAGCCGGCTGCCAGCGAAGGCCGAGGAG AGGATCGAAAGCTGTTTGTGGGGATGCTGGGCAAGCAGCAGGGCGAGGAGGACGTCAGGCGCCTGTTCCAGCCCTTCGGCCACATTGAGGAGTGCACAGTCCTGCGGAGCCCCGACGGTACCAGTAAAG GCTGTGCCTTTGTCAAGTTCGGGAGTCAAGGGGAAGCACAGGCAGCCATCCAGGGCCTGCACGGCAGTCGGACCATGGCG ggtGCATCATCCAGCCTTGTGGTGAAGCTGGCAGACACGGACCGCGAGCGCGCGCTACGGCGCATGCAGCAGATGGCCGGGCAGCTGGGCGCCCTCCACACTGCACCCCTGCCGCTCGGGGCCTGCGGCGCCTACACCACAGCG ATCCTGCAGCACCAGGCAGCCCTGCTGGCGGCAGCCCAGGGACCAGGCCTgggcccagtggctgcagtggcggCCCAGATGCAGCACGTGGCAGCCTTCAGCCTGGTGGCCGCACCACTCTTGCCTGCGGCAG CCGCCAGCTCCCCACCAGGTGGTGGTCCTGGCACGCTGGCTGGTCTTCCAGCACCCATCGGGGTCAATGGATTCGGCCCCCTGAGCCCCCCGACGAACGGGCAGCCAGGCTCCGACACGCTCTACAATAACGGGCTCTCCCCTTACCCAG CCCCGAGCCCAGGCACAGACCCGGTGCAGCAGGCCTACGCAGGAATGCACCACTACGCAG CAGCTTATCCGGCATCGTACGCTGCAGCAGTGAGCACGGCcttccagcagcctgcagccctgccccagcagcaAAGAGAAG GCCCCGAAGGCTGTAACCTCTTCATCTATCACCTGCCTCAGGAGTTTGGTGATGCAGAGCTCATCCAGACCTTCCTGCCCTTCGGAGCCGTGGTCTCTGCCAAAGTTTTTGTGGACCGAGCCACCAACCAGAGCAAGTGTTTCG GCTTTGTGAGTTTCGACAACCCAGCCAGCGCCCAGACCGCCATCCAAGCCATGAATGGCTTCCAGATTGGCATGAAGAGGCTCAAGGTGCAGTTGAAGAGGCCCAAGGATGCCAGCCGGCCTTACTGA
- the CELF6 gene encoding CUGBP Elav-like family member 6 isoform X2 — MAAAPGGSAPSAGPGPRLGFSTADSGAGSRSPAPAVPMKDHDAIKLFVGQIPRGLDEQDLKPLFEEFGRIYELTVLKDRLTGLHKGCAFLTYCARDSALKAQSALHEQKTLPGMNRPIQVKPAASEGRGEDRKLFVGMLGKQQGEEDVRRLFQPFGHIEECTVLRSPDGTSKGCAFVKFGSQGEAQAAIQGLHGSRTMAGASSSLVVKLADTDRERALRRMQQMAGQLGALHTAPLPLGACGAYTTAILQHQAALLAAAQGPGLGPVAAVAAQMQHVAAFSLVAAPLLPAAAASSPPGGGPGTLAGLPAPIGVNGFGPLSPPTNGQPGSDTLYNNGLSPYPAPSPGTDPVQQAYAGMHHYAAYPASYAAAVSTAFQQPAALPQQQREGPEGCNLFIYHLPQEFGDAELIQTFLPFGAVVSAKVFVDRATNQSKCFGFVSFDNPASAQTAIQAMNGFQIGMKRLKVQLKRPKDASRPY, encoded by the exons ATGGCCGCGGCGCCAGGGGGCTCTGCGCCGTCCGCCGGCCCCGGCCCGCGCTTGGGCTTCAGCACCGCGGACAGCGGCGCGGGCTCGCGGAGCCCGGCTCCCGCCGTGCCCATGAAGGACCACGACGCCATCAAGCTGTTCGTGGGGCAGATCCCCCGCGGCCTGGACGAGCAGGACCTGAAGCCGCTGTTCGAGGAGTTCGGCCGCATCTACGAGCTCACGGTGCTCAAGGACCGACTCACTGGCCTCCACAAAG GCTGTGCCTTCCTCACGTACTGCGCCCGGGACTCTGCTCTCAAAGCCCAGAGTGCACTGCACGAACAGAAGACCCTACCAGGG ATGAACCGTCCAATCCAAGTGAAGCCGGCTGCCAGCGAAGGCCGAGGAG AGGATCGAAAGCTGTTTGTGGGGATGCTGGGCAAGCAGCAGGGCGAGGAGGACGTCAGGCGCCTGTTCCAGCCCTTCGGCCACATTGAGGAGTGCACAGTCCTGCGGAGCCCCGACGGTACCAGTAAAG GCTGTGCCTTTGTCAAGTTCGGGAGTCAAGGGGAAGCACAGGCAGCCATCCAGGGCCTGCACGGCAGTCGGACCATGGCG ggtGCATCATCCAGCCTTGTGGTGAAGCTGGCAGACACGGACCGCGAGCGCGCGCTACGGCGCATGCAGCAGATGGCCGGGCAGCTGGGCGCCCTCCACACTGCACCCCTGCCGCTCGGGGCCTGCGGCGCCTACACCACAGCG ATCCTGCAGCACCAGGCAGCCCTGCTGGCGGCAGCCCAGGGACCAGGCCTgggcccagtggctgcagtggcggCCCAGATGCAGCACGTGGCAGCCTTCAGCCTGGTGGCCGCACCACTCTTGCCTGCGGCAG CCGCCAGCTCCCCACCAGGTGGTGGTCCTGGCACGCTGGCTGGTCTTCCAGCACCCATCGGGGTCAATGGATTCGGCCCCCTGAGCCCCCCGACGAACGGGCAGCCAGGCTCCGACACGCTCTACAATAACGGGCTCTCCCCTTACCCAG CCCCGAGCCCAGGCACAGACCCGGTGCAGCAGGCCTACGCAGGAATGCACCACTACGCAG CTTATCCGGCATCGTACGCTGCAGCAGTGAGCACGGCcttccagcagcctgcagccctgccccagcagcaAAGAGAAG GCCCCGAAGGCTGTAACCTCTTCATCTATCACCTGCCTCAGGAGTTTGGTGATGCAGAGCTCATCCAGACCTTCCTGCCCTTCGGAGCCGTGGTCTCTGCCAAAGTTTTTGTGGACCGAGCCACCAACCAGAGCAAGTGTTTCG GCTTTGTGAGTTTCGACAACCCAGCCAGCGCCCAGACCGCCATCCAAGCCATGAATGGCTTCCAGATTGGCATGAAGAGGCTCAAGGTGCAGTTGAAGAGGCCCAAGGATGCCAGCCGGCCTTACTGA
- the CELF6 gene encoding CUGBP Elav-like family member 6 isoform X3, whose translation MAAAPGGSAPSAGPGPRLGFSTADSGAGSRSPAPAVPMKDHDAIKLFVGQIPRGLDEQDLKPLFEEFGRIYELTVLKDRLTGLHKGCAFLTYCARDSALKAQSALHEQKTLPGMNRPIQVKPAASEGRGEDRKLFVGMLGKQQGEEDVRRLFQPFGHIEECTVLRSPDGTSKGCAFVKFGSQGEAQAAIQGLHGSRTMAGASSSLVVKLADTDRERALRRMQQMAGQLGALHTAPLPLGACGAYTTAILQHQAALLAAAQGPGLGPVAAVAAQMQHVAAFSLVAAPLLPAAAPSPGTDPVQQAYAGMHHYAAAYPASYAAAVSTAFQQPAALPQQQREGPEGCNLFIYHLPQEFGDAELIQTFLPFGAVVSAKVFVDRATNQSKCFGFVSFDNPASAQTAIQAMNGFQIGMKRLKVQLKRPKDASRPY comes from the exons ATGGCCGCGGCGCCAGGGGGCTCTGCGCCGTCCGCCGGCCCCGGCCCGCGCTTGGGCTTCAGCACCGCGGACAGCGGCGCGGGCTCGCGGAGCCCGGCTCCCGCCGTGCCCATGAAGGACCACGACGCCATCAAGCTGTTCGTGGGGCAGATCCCCCGCGGCCTGGACGAGCAGGACCTGAAGCCGCTGTTCGAGGAGTTCGGCCGCATCTACGAGCTCACGGTGCTCAAGGACCGACTCACTGGCCTCCACAAAG GCTGTGCCTTCCTCACGTACTGCGCCCGGGACTCTGCTCTCAAAGCCCAGAGTGCACTGCACGAACAGAAGACCCTACCAGGG ATGAACCGTCCAATCCAAGTGAAGCCGGCTGCCAGCGAAGGCCGAGGAG AGGATCGAAAGCTGTTTGTGGGGATGCTGGGCAAGCAGCAGGGCGAGGAGGACGTCAGGCGCCTGTTCCAGCCCTTCGGCCACATTGAGGAGTGCACAGTCCTGCGGAGCCCCGACGGTACCAGTAAAG GCTGTGCCTTTGTCAAGTTCGGGAGTCAAGGGGAAGCACAGGCAGCCATCCAGGGCCTGCACGGCAGTCGGACCATGGCG ggtGCATCATCCAGCCTTGTGGTGAAGCTGGCAGACACGGACCGCGAGCGCGCGCTACGGCGCATGCAGCAGATGGCCGGGCAGCTGGGCGCCCTCCACACTGCACCCCTGCCGCTCGGGGCCTGCGGCGCCTACACCACAGCG ATCCTGCAGCACCAGGCAGCCCTGCTGGCGGCAGCCCAGGGACCAGGCCTgggcccagtggctgcagtggcggCCCAGATGCAGCACGTGGCAGCCTTCAGCCTGGTGGCCGCACCACTCTTGCCTGCGGCAG CCCCGAGCCCAGGCACAGACCCGGTGCAGCAGGCCTACGCAGGAATGCACCACTACGCAG CAGCTTATCCGGCATCGTACGCTGCAGCAGTGAGCACGGCcttccagcagcctgcagccctgccccagcagcaAAGAGAAG GCCCCGAAGGCTGTAACCTCTTCATCTATCACCTGCCTCAGGAGTTTGGTGATGCAGAGCTCATCCAGACCTTCCTGCCCTTCGGAGCCGTGGTCTCTGCCAAAGTTTTTGTGGACCGAGCCACCAACCAGAGCAAGTGTTTCG GCTTTGTGAGTTTCGACAACCCAGCCAGCGCCCAGACCGCCATCCAAGCCATGAATGGCTTCCAGATTGGCATGAAGAGGCTCAAGGTGCAGTTGAAGAGGCCCAAGGATGCCAGCCGGCCTTACTGA
- the CELF6 gene encoding CUGBP Elav-like family member 6 isoform X5, giving the protein MNRPIQVKPAASEGRGEDRKLFVGMLGKQQGEEDVRRLFQPFGHIEECTVLRSPDGTSKGCAFVKFGSQGEAQAAIQGLHGSRTMAGASSSLVVKLADTDRERALRRMQQMAGQLGALHTAPLPLGACGAYTTAILQHQAALLAAAQGPGLGPVAAVAAQMQHVAAFSLVAAPLLPAAAASSPPGGGPGTLAGLPAPIGVNGFGPLSPPTNGQPGSDTLYNNGLSPYPAPSPGTDPVQQAYAGMHHYAAAYPASYAAAVSTAFQQPAALPQQQREGPEGCNLFIYHLPQEFGDAELIQTFLPFGAVVSAKVFVDRATNQSKCFGFVSFDNPASAQTAIQAMNGFQIGMKRLKVQLKRPKDASRPY; this is encoded by the exons ATGAACCGTCCAATCCAAGTGAAGCCGGCTGCCAGCGAAGGCCGAGGAG AGGATCGAAAGCTGTTTGTGGGGATGCTGGGCAAGCAGCAGGGCGAGGAGGACGTCAGGCGCCTGTTCCAGCCCTTCGGCCACATTGAGGAGTGCACAGTCCTGCGGAGCCCCGACGGTACCAGTAAAG GCTGTGCCTTTGTCAAGTTCGGGAGTCAAGGGGAAGCACAGGCAGCCATCCAGGGCCTGCACGGCAGTCGGACCATGGCG ggtGCATCATCCAGCCTTGTGGTGAAGCTGGCAGACACGGACCGCGAGCGCGCGCTACGGCGCATGCAGCAGATGGCCGGGCAGCTGGGCGCCCTCCACACTGCACCCCTGCCGCTCGGGGCCTGCGGCGCCTACACCACAGCG ATCCTGCAGCACCAGGCAGCCCTGCTGGCGGCAGCCCAGGGACCAGGCCTgggcccagtggctgcagtggcggCCCAGATGCAGCACGTGGCAGCCTTCAGCCTGGTGGCCGCACCACTCTTGCCTGCGGCAG CCGCCAGCTCCCCACCAGGTGGTGGTCCTGGCACGCTGGCTGGTCTTCCAGCACCCATCGGGGTCAATGGATTCGGCCCCCTGAGCCCCCCGACGAACGGGCAGCCAGGCTCCGACACGCTCTACAATAACGGGCTCTCCCCTTACCCAG CCCCGAGCCCAGGCACAGACCCGGTGCAGCAGGCCTACGCAGGAATGCACCACTACGCAG CAGCTTATCCGGCATCGTACGCTGCAGCAGTGAGCACGGCcttccagcagcctgcagccctgccccagcagcaAAGAGAAG GCCCCGAAGGCTGTAACCTCTTCATCTATCACCTGCCTCAGGAGTTTGGTGATGCAGAGCTCATCCAGACCTTCCTGCCCTTCGGAGCCGTGGTCTCTGCCAAAGTTTTTGTGGACCGAGCCACCAACCAGAGCAAGTGTTTCG GCTTTGTGAGTTTCGACAACCCAGCCAGCGCCCAGACCGCCATCCAAGCCATGAATGGCTTCCAGATTGGCATGAAGAGGCTCAAGGTGCAGTTGAAGAGGCCCAAGGATGCCAGCCGGCCTTACTGA